The following coding sequences are from one Haliotis asinina isolate JCU_RB_2024 chromosome 3, JCU_Hal_asi_v2, whole genome shotgun sequence window:
- the LOC137278945 gene encoding zinc finger protein 853-like: MTLRTKGRSKQRKLLSPILEVKNEASYTCSPRSTELHQDLLAQYMDLKCQIGDMEESLLDHLLQENENLRQVNEKQSRELRREQELRRKAEKERAEFRVEYLNFKLSLTMDHAELQELKQTLEELTSSWEKEKQADAEQKKKLEQELNQLKSIRRQALSLICQTPVKAQASLPVVAPPSHPKKAQRPYTGKTQSRAPAKIQPALKNRNTPSACGDSKMKTKADSKVKATPTGKELRPKDISRCQTVSQQSLRYSRRVRQMD; this comes from the exons ATGACTTTGCGCACGAAAGGTCGTTCGAAGCAACGCAAACTTCTCTCTCCCATTCTCGAAGTGAAAAACGAGGCGTCTTACACGTGTAGCCCAAGATCCACGGAACTACACCAAGATTTACTCG CTCAATACATGGACTTGAAATGTCAAATAGGCGATATGGAAGAGAG CCTGCTTGACCATCTTCTCCAAGAAAACGAGAACCTGCGCCAGGTGAATGAGAAACAGAGCCGGGAGCTGCGACGTGAACAGGAACTGAGACGTAAAGCCGAGAAAGAGAGGGCCGAGTTCCGAGTAGAATATCTCAATTTCAAGCTCAGTTTGACCATGGATCATGCCGAACTGCAGGAACTAAAACAGACGCTGGAGGAGCTCACCAGCAGCTGGGAGAAGGAGAAACAGGCGGATGCAGAGCAGAAGAAGAAGCTGGAGCAAGAGCTCAACCAGCTGAAATCTATCCGGCGTCAGGCTTTGTCTCTGATCTGCCAAACTCCAGTCAAGGCTCAGGCCAGTCTCCCAGTGGTAGCTCCTCCATCCCACCCGAAGAAGGCACAAAGGCCCTATACAGGAAAAACCCAAAGCAGAGCGCCGGCCAAGATCCAGCCTGCACTAAAGAACAGGAACACCCCGTCTGCTTGTGGAGATAGTAAGATGAAGACAAAAGCTGACAGCAAGGTCAAGGCCACACCTACTGGCAAAGAACTCAGACCAAAGGACATAAGTAGATGTCAAACTGTATCTCAACAGTCACTCCGATACTCAAGAAGAGTCCGCCAGATGGATTAA
- the LOC137278950 gene encoding plasminogen-binding group A streptococcal M-like protein PAM, whose product MTLRTKGRSKQRKLLSPIVEVKNEASYTCSPRSTELHQDLLAQYMDLKCQVGDMEESLLDHLLQENENLRQVNEKQSRELRREQELRRKAEKERAEFRVEYLNFKLSLTMEHAELQELKQTLEELTSSWEKEKQADAEQKKKLEQEFNQLKSIRRQALSLTCQTPVKAQASLPVVAPPSHPKKAQRPYTGKTQSRAPAKIQPALKNRNTPSACGDSKMKTKADSKVKATPTGKELRPKDISRCQTVSQQSLRYSRRVRQMD is encoded by the exons ATGACTTTGCGCACGAAAGGTCGTTCGAAGCAACGCAAACTTCTCTCTCCCATTGTGGAAGTGAAAAACGAGGCGTCTTACACGTGTAGCCCAAGATCCACGGAACTACACCAAGATTTACTCG CTCAATACATGGACTTGAAATGTCAAGTAGGCGATATGGAAGAGAG CCTGCTTGACCATCTTCTCCAAGAAAACGAGAACCTGCGCCAGGTGAATGAGAAACAGAGCCGGGAGCTGCGACGTGAACAGGAACTGAGACGTAAAGCCGAGAAAGAGAGGGCCGAGTTCCGAGTAGAATATCTCAATTTCAAGCTCAGTTTGACCATGGAGCATGCCGAACTGCAGGAACTAAAACAGACGCTGGAGGAGCTCACCAGCAGCTGGGAGAAGGAGAAACAGGCGGATGCAGAGCAGAAGAAGAAGCTGGAGCAAGAGTTCAACCAGCTGAAATCTATCCGGCGTCAGGCTTTATCTCTGACCTGCCAAACTCCAGTCAAGGCTCAGGCCAGTCTCCCAGTGGTAGCTCCTCCATCCCACCCGAAGAAGGCACAAAGGCCCTATACAGGAAAAACCCAAAGCAGAGCGCCGGCCAAGATCCAGCCTGCACTAAAGAACAGGAACACCCCGTCTGCTTGTGGAGATAGTAAGATGAAGACAAAAGCTGACAGCAAGGTCAAGGCCACACCTACTGGCAAAGAACTCAGACCAAAGGACATAAGTAGATGTCAAACTGTATCTCAACAGTCACTCCGATACTCAAGAAGAGTCCGCCAGATGGATTAA
- the LOC137278947 gene encoding puff II/9-2 protein-like — MTLRTKGRSKQRKLLSPILEVKNEASYTCSPRSTELHQDLLAQYMDLKCQVGDMEESLLDHLLQENENLRQVNEKQSRELRREQELRRKAEKERAEFRVEYLNFKLSLTMDHAELQELKQTLEELTSSWEKEKQADAEQKKKLEQELNQLKSIRRQALSLTCQTPVKAQASLPVVAPPSHPKKAQRPYTGKTQSRAPAKIQPALKNRNTPSACGDSKMKTKADSKVKATPTGKELRPKDISRCQTVSQQSLRYSRRVHQMD; from the exons ATGACTTTGCGCACGAAAGGTCGTTCGAAGCAACGCAAACTTCTCTCTCCCATTCTCGAAGTGAAAAACGAGGCGTCTTACACGTGTAGCCCAAGATCCACGGAACTACACCAAGATTTACTCG CTCAATACATGGACTTGAAATGTCAAGTAGGCGATATGGAAGAGAG CCTGCTTGACCATCTTCTCCAAGAAAACGAGAACCTGCGCCAGGTGAATGAGAAACAGAGCCGGGAGCTGCGACGTGAACAGGAACTGAGACGTAAAGCCGAGAAAGAGAGGGCCGAGTTCCGAGTAGAATATCTCAATTTCAAGCTCAGTTTGACCATGGATCATGCCGAACTGCAGGAACTAAAACAGACGCTGGAGGAGCTCACCAGCAGCTGGGAAAAGGAGAAACAGGCGGATGCAGAGCAGAAGAAGAAGCTGGAGCAAGAGCTCAACCAGCTGAAATCTATCCGGCGTCAGGCTTTATCTCTGACCTGCCAAACTCCAGTCAAGGCTCAGGCCAGTCTCCCAGTGGTAGCTCCTCCATCCCACCCGAAGAAGGCACAAAGGCCCTATACAGGAAAAACCCAAAGCAGAGCGCCGGCCAAGATCCAGCCTGCACTAAAGAACAGGAACACCCCGTCTGCTTGTGGAGATAGTAAGATGAAGACAAAAGCTGACAGCAAGGTCAAGGCCACACCTACTGGCAAAGAACTCAGACCAAAGGACATAAGTAGATGTCAAACTGTATCTCAACAGTCACTCCGATACTCAAGAAGAGTCCACCAGATGGATTAA
- the LOC137278948 gene encoding plasminogen-binding group A streptococcal M-like protein PAM, with the protein MTLRTKGRSKQRKLLSPIVEVKNEASYTCSPRSTELHQDLLAQYMDLKCQVGDMEESLLDHLLQENENLRQVNEKQSRELRREQELRRKAEKERAEFRVEYLNFKLSLTMDHAELQELKQTLEELTSSWEKEKQADAEQKKKLEQELNQLKSIRRQALSLTCQTPVKAQASLPVVAPPSHPKKAQRPYTGKTQSRAPAKIQPALKNRNTPSACGDSKMKTKADSKVKATPTGKELRPKDISRCQTVSQQSLRYSRRVHQMD; encoded by the exons ATGACTTTGCGCACGAAAGGTCGTTCGAAGCAACGCAAACTTCTCTCTCCCATTGTGGAAGTGAAAAACGAGGCGTCTTACACGTGTAGCCCAAGATCCACGGAACTACACCAAGATTTACTCG CTCAATACATGGACTTGAAATGTCAAGTAGGCGATATGGAAGAGAG CCTGCTTGACCATCTTCTCCAAGAAAACGAGAACCTGCGCCAGGTGAATGAGAAACAGAGCCGGGAGCTGCGACGTGAACAGGAACTGAGACGTAAAGCCGAGAAAGAGAGGGCCGAGTTCCGAGTAGAATATCTCAATTTCAAGCTCAGTTTGACCATGGATCATGCCGAACTGCAGGAACTAAAACAGACGCTGGAGGAGCTCACCAGCAGCTGGGAAAAGGAGAAACAGGCGGATGCAGAGCAGAAGAAGAAGCTGGAGCAAGAGCTCAACCAGCTGAAATCTATCCGGCGTCAGGCTTTATCTCTGACCTGCCAAACTCCAGTCAAGGCTCAGGCCAGTCTCCCAGTGGTAGCTCCTCCATCCCACCCGAAGAAGGCACAAAGGCCCTATACAGGAAAAACCCAAAGCAGAGCGCCGGCCAAGATCCAGCCTGCACTAAAGAACAGGAACACCCCGTCTGCTTGTGGAGATAGTAAGATGAAGACAAAAGCTGACAGCAAGGTCAAGGCCACACCTACTGGCAAAGAACTCAGACCAAAGGACATAAGTAGATGTCAAACTGTATCTCAACAGTCACTCCGATACTCAAGAAGAGTCCACCAGATGGATTAA